Proteins encoded in a region of the Solirubrobacterales bacterium genome:
- a CDS encoding polyribonucleotide nucleotidyltransferase: protein MSLFDVSRVSVEVGGEEISFETGKLARQAGGAVVVRSGDTMVLCTATAGNLRDVDFLPLTVDVEERHYAAGKIPGSFFRREGRAGERATLTARMIDRPLRPLFPKGWHYETQIVCQPLSVEFEHSYDILAMNGASAAVAVSQIPVPTHVGAVRIGKLHGDFVLNPAEENADDLEMDLVVSGSSEAILMVECGANGVTEAEVLDALDIAHEEIKKICASIEELRAKAGKEKLEVEEPKIDADLVERIRSSHGAKLDEATQIPEKLARQDAAKAVEEQVTEQYAGAGDGEDAEPEQRAEVSRAFDALEKEMIRRRIAVEKKRPDGRAEDEIRPIECEVDVSPRVHGSALFTRGETQILSNVALGTSRMDMRVDNLSLVESKTFWHHYNFPPFSVGEVGFMRGPKRRDIGHGALAERALVPTVPSTDDFPYVVRVVSETLESNGSSSMGSVCASSMALMAAGVPVSSPVAGVAMGLIKEGDDHVVLTDIAGVEDHLGDMDFKVAGTAEGITALQMDIKISGVTFDILRDALEQARQGRLFILEAMKQTIPGPREELSQFAPRIEQIKIDPEKIGALIGKGGETIRALSEEFEADINVEDDGTVQVYAPNGALVDACIARIEAMTKEAEIGDRFTGKVVKTTAFGAFVELTKGTDGLLHISNVKPGERVSAVEDVLKQGDELDVTVVEVDRERGRIGLRLSNDPAVEGKSPDELTSVGTGDSGPRGGGNGGGRRNRERLDGGRGGGGGRRRRT, encoded by the coding sequence ATGAGCCTGTTTGACGTGAGCCGCGTCTCGGTGGAGGTCGGCGGCGAGGAGATCTCCTTCGAGACCGGCAAGCTCGCCCGCCAGGCGGGCGGAGCGGTTGTGGTCCGCTCCGGGGACACGATGGTCCTCTGTACGGCGACGGCCGGCAACCTGCGCGACGTCGACTTCTTGCCGCTGACGGTCGACGTCGAGGAGCGCCACTACGCGGCCGGGAAGATTCCCGGATCCTTCTTTCGGCGTGAGGGCAGGGCCGGGGAGCGGGCGACCCTGACGGCCCGGATGATCGATCGGCCGCTCCGACCGCTGTTCCCGAAGGGCTGGCACTACGAGACCCAGATCGTCTGCCAGCCCCTGTCGGTGGAATTCGAGCACAGCTACGACATCCTGGCGATGAACGGCGCCTCGGCGGCGGTGGCCGTCTCGCAGATCCCGGTGCCCACCCACGTCGGTGCGGTGCGGATCGGCAAGTTGCACGGCGATTTCGTGCTCAACCCGGCTGAGGAGAACGCGGACGATCTGGAGATGGACCTGGTCGTTTCCGGGTCGAGCGAGGCGATCCTGATGGTGGAGTGCGGAGCGAACGGCGTCACGGAGGCCGAGGTCCTGGACGCCCTGGACATCGCCCACGAGGAGATCAAGAAGATCTGCGCGAGCATCGAGGAGTTGCGGGCCAAGGCGGGCAAGGAGAAGCTCGAGGTGGAGGAGCCGAAGATCGACGCGGACCTGGTGGAGCGGATCCGCTCCTCGCACGGGGCGAAGCTCGACGAGGCGACCCAAATCCCCGAGAAGCTGGCCCGACAGGATGCCGCCAAGGCGGTCGAGGAGCAGGTAACCGAGCAATATGCGGGCGCCGGCGACGGCGAGGACGCTGAGCCGGAGCAGCGCGCTGAGGTCTCGCGCGCATTCGACGCACTCGAAAAGGAGATGATCCGCCGGCGGATCGCGGTCGAGAAGAAGCGGCCCGACGGACGGGCCGAGGACGAGATCCGGCCGATCGAATGCGAGGTCGACGTCTCACCGCGCGTGCACGGCTCGGCGCTCTTCACTCGCGGCGAGACCCAGATCCTCTCCAACGTGGCGCTGGGAACGAGCCGCATGGACATGCGGGTCGACAACCTCAGCCTGGTCGAGTCCAAGACCTTCTGGCACCACTACAACTTCCCGCCATTCTCGGTCGGGGAGGTCGGCTTCATGCGAGGCCCCAAGCGCCGGGACATCGGCCACGGCGCGCTCGCCGAGCGGGCCCTGGTGCCGACCGTCCCGAGCACGGACGATTTTCCCTATGTGGTCCGGGTCGTCTCGGAAACGCTGGAGTCGAACGGGTCCTCATCGATGGGCTCGGTGTGTGCCTCGTCGATGGCGCTGATGGCCGCCGGCGTGCCGGTGTCGAGTCCCGTGGCCGGGGTGGCGATGGGGCTGATCAAGGAAGGCGACGACCACGTGGTGCTCACCGACATCGCGGGGGTCGAGGACCACTTGGGCGACATGGACTTCAAGGTCGCCGGCACCGCCGAGGGGATCACTGCCCTTCAGATGGACATCAAGATCTCCGGGGTCACCTTCGACATCCTGCGCGATGCCCTGGAGCAGGCTCGCCAGGGCCGCCTGTTCATCCTCGAGGCCATGAAGCAGACGATCCCGGGGCCGCGCGAGGAGCTCTCGCAGTTCGCGCCGCGGATCGAGCAGATCAAGATCGATCCGGAGAAGATCGGCGCTCTGATTGGAAAGGGGGGCGAGACGATCCGGGCCCTGTCGGAGGAGTTCGAGGCCGACATCAACGTCGAGGACGACGGCACGGTGCAGGTATATGCGCCGAACGGCGCCCTGGTCGATGCGTGCATCGCGCGCATCGAGGCGATGACCAAGGAGGCTGAGATCGGCGACAGGTTCACCGGCAAGGTCGTCAAGACGACCGCCTTCGGGGCCTTCGTCGAGCTCACCAAGGGGACCGACGGCCTGCTGCACATCTCCAACGTGAAGCCCGGCGAGCGCGTCAGCGCTGTCGAGGACGTGCTCAAGCAGGGCGACGAGCTCGACGTCACGGTCGTCGAGGTGGACCGCGAGCGTGGACGCATCGGCCTGCGGCTCTCCAACGATCCAGCGGTCGAGGGCAAGTCGCCCGACGAGCTGACCAGCGTGGGGACGGGCGACTCCGGCCCACGCGGGGGCGGCAATGGCGGCGGCCGGCGGAACCGTGAGCGCCTGGATGGTGGGCGCGGGGGGGGCGGCGGACGCCGTAGACGGACCTAA
- a CDS encoding DsbA family protein, with protein MRELTSQPLPPVGPDDHVRGRGPEAIVYLDLACPRCALAWIRIRELPLRLALRHFPIASKHPRAPALHAAVEAAGLQGRFVEMWDSLLTDQPHQDDPHLWARAEDLALDLELFDRDRRSEPVAERVRRAFESGIRAGIAGTPAAFVGGHPVEGDIAESLSGLG; from the coding sequence GTGCGCGAACTCACAAGCCAACCGCTTCCGCCCGTCGGCCCCGACGACCATGTCCGAGGCCGGGGGCCGGAGGCGATCGTCTACCTCGACCTGGCCTGTCCCCGGTGCGCCCTCGCCTGGATTCGGATACGCGAGCTGCCACTCCGGCTGGCGCTTCGCCACTTTCCGATCGCCTCCAAGCATCCCCGCGCCCCCGCGCTCCACGCCGCCGTGGAGGCAGCCGGTCTCCAGGGGCGCTTCGTGGAGATGTGGGACTCGCTGCTCACCGATCAGCCTCACCAGGACGATCCGCATCTGTGGGCGCGCGCCGAGGATCTCGCCCTCGACCTGGAGCTCTTTGACCGCGACCGCCGCTCCGAGCCGGTAGCCGAGCGCGTCCGTCGCGCCTTCGAGAGCGGGATCCGGGCCGGGATCGCCGGGACGCCGGCGGCCTTCGTCGGCGGCCACCCCGTCGAGGGCGACATCGCGGAATCACTCAGCGGGCTGGGCTGA
- a CDS encoding redoxin domain-containing protein yields MIKPGSPAPEFSLRNHEGKEVSLADFRGRKVMLVFYPLDFSPVCTDQLSLYQEVLEQIEERGTSLVGISVDSAWAHRAFREKLGITIPLLADFEPKGAVTRSYGAFLDEVGHGNRSLVLVDEEGLVAWVHESPTPLEIPGANLIFDALESAG; encoded by the coding sequence ATGATCAAGCCCGGGTCGCCGGCGCCCGAGTTCTCGCTACGGAACCACGAGGGCAAGGAGGTCAGCCTGGCGGACTTCCGGGGCCGGAAGGTCATGCTGGTCTTCTATCCCCTGGACTTCAGCCCGGTGTGCACCGACCAGCTCTCCCTGTATCAGGAGGTTCTGGAGCAGATCGAGGAACGGGGCACGAGCCTGGTCGGGATCAGCGTCGACTCCGCATGGGCGCACCGGGCGTTCCGGGAGAAGCTCGGCATCACCATCCCGCTGTTAGCCGACTTTGAGCCCAAGGGCGCTGTGACTCGCAGCTACGGCGCCTTCCTGGACGAGGTTGGCCACGGCAATCGCTCGCTCGTGCTCGTCGATGAGGAGGGACTGGTCGCCTGGGTGCACGAGTCGCCCACGCCGCTCGAGATCCCCGGGGCCAACCTAATCTTTGACGCCCTGGAGTCGGCGGGCTAA
- the rpsO gene encoding 30S ribosomal protein S15, translating to MPLTKDRKQELIGKFGRESGDTGSAEVQVALLTERINHLTEHLREHRKDHHSRRGLLMMVGKRRRLLRYLESSDLERYRKVVADLGLRR from the coding sequence ATGCCGCTGACCAAGGACCGCAAACAGGAGCTGATCGGCAAGTTCGGACGCGAGTCCGGTGATACCGGCTCGGCTGAGGTTCAGGTGGCCCTGCTCACGGAGCGCATCAACCACCTGACCGAGCATCTGCGCGAGCATCGTAAGGATCACCACTCGCGCCGCGGGCTGCTGATGATGGTCGGCAAGCGGCGGCGGCTGCTCAGGTACCTGGAGAGCTCGGACCTGGAGCGTTACCGCAAGGTCGTGGCCGACCTCGGCCTGCGCCGATAG
- a CDS encoding bifunctional riboflavin kinase/FAD synthetase, translated as MKIRVTQLADAEPRSRHVAIGVFDGVHVGHRQVIDRADTALTFEPHPVRVLHPDAAPKLIMPFEIKRDVIEGLGVEELIVIAFDDEFSSIAPEDFCSRVLVEALGAERVSVGENFRFGSKARGDPQMLASRQEFQTRIVPLVEVDGEIVSSTRIRSLVAAGEVEAAMRCLGAPFLLEGTVVEGDERGRKLGFPTANIVPSDDLVCPGHGVYAAFADGRPAAVNVGVRPTFESGRGLLVEAHLIDFDGDLYGHTLRIAFINRLRGERRFGGVEELVAQMERDVEVARELCASFTPP; from the coding sequence ATGAAGATCAGGGTCACCCAGCTTGCCGATGCCGAGCCGCGATCCCGACACGTGGCGATCGGCGTCTTCGACGGCGTCCACGTCGGCCATCGCCAGGTGATCGACCGGGCGGATACGGCGTTGACGTTCGAGCCGCACCCCGTGCGCGTGCTCCACCCCGATGCGGCGCCGAAGCTGATCATGCCCTTCGAGATCAAGCGCGACGTCATCGAGGGGCTGGGGGTCGAGGAGCTGATCGTGATCGCGTTCGACGACGAGTTCTCGTCCATCGCCCCGGAGGACTTCTGCTCGCGGGTTTTGGTCGAGGCGCTTGGCGCTGAGCGCGTCTCCGTGGGGGAGAACTTCCGCTTCGGCTCCAAGGCCAGGGGAGACCCCCAGATGCTTGCCTCGCGTCAGGAGTTCCAGACGCGCATCGTGCCCTTGGTGGAAGTGGATGGGGAGATCGTCTCCTCGACGCGGATCAGGTCCCTGGTCGCCGCGGGGGAGGTAGAGGCGGCCATGCGGTGCCTGGGCGCCCCCTTCCTGCTCGAGGGGACCGTGGTCGAGGGGGATGAAAGGGGCCGCAAGCTCGGCTTCCCGACGGCCAACATCGTGCCGTCCGACGACCTGGTCTGCCCGGGCCACGGGGTCTACGCGGCGTTTGCCGACGGCCGGCCGGCGGCGGTGAACGTGGGGGTTCGCCCGACCTTCGAGAGTGGACGCGGGCTGTTGGTCGAGGCGCACCTGATCGACTTCGATGGGGACCTGTACGGGCACACGCTGCGCATCGCATTCATCAACCGGCTGCGCGGCGAAAGGCGGTTCGGGGGCGTGGAGGAGCTGGTCGCCCAAATGGAGCGTGACGTCGAGGTCGCTCGAGAGCTCTGTGCTAGCTTCACTCCGCCCTGA
- the truB gene encoding tRNA pseudouridine(55) synthase TruB, with protein MPQPDAGIVLVDKPAGATSHDMVERVRRERDQRVGHAGTLDPFATGLLVVLLGRATRLQRYFLPLRKTYRATARLGWRSTTGDPDGELSQTGVIPERLELPTGRIRQRVPMTSAVKVEGERLYRRAHRGESVETPEREVDVYRAELLRHEGDSAEFEIECSTGTYIRTLIETLGDAYCEQLRRIAVGPFRVEAAGGEPLGAGAALAFLPERILDGTEAKRVAHGAPVPAAGEAEGPLRLTSEGRLLAVARRRGAALRPEVVLA; from the coding sequence ATGCCGCAGCCGGATGCCGGGATCGTGCTCGTCGACAAGCCCGCCGGTGCGACCTCACACGACATGGTGGAGCGCGTTCGCCGCGAGCGCGATCAGAGGGTGGGACACGCCGGAACGCTGGACCCCTTCGCCACGGGGCTCCTGGTGGTGCTTCTGGGGCGGGCGACGCGACTCCAGCGCTATTTCCTGCCCCTGCGTAAGACCTACCGGGCGACGGCGCGGCTCGGCTGGCGGTCGACCACGGGCGATCCTGACGGCGAACTGTCCCAGACGGGCGTGATTCCCGAGCGGCTGGAACTGCCCACAGGGCGGATTCGCCAGCGGGTGCCGATGACCTCGGCGGTCAAGGTGGAGGGCGAGCGGCTCTATCGGCGCGCCCATCGCGGTGAGAGCGTGGAAACCCCGGAGCGCGAGGTCGATGTCTACCGCGCCGAGCTGTTGCGCCACGAGGGCGACAGCGCGGAGTTCGAGATCGAGTGCTCGACCGGCACCTACATTCGCACCCTGATCGAAACGCTCGGCGATGCGTATTGCGAGCAGCTAAGGCGGATCGCCGTGGGCCCGTTTCGAGTGGAGGCCGCGGGCGGCGAGCCGCTTGGGGCGGGCGCGGCGCTGGCCTTCCTGCCCGAGCGGATCCTCGATGGCACCGAGGCCAAGCGCGTCGCTCACGGGGCCCCCGTGCCCGCCGCCGGCGAGGCTGAAGGCCCACTCAGGCTCACCAGCGAGGGGCGCCTGCTGGCGGTCGCCCGTCGACGTGGGGCGGCGCTGCGGCCCGAAGTCGTGCTCGCATAG
- a CDS encoding bifunctional oligoribonuclease/PAP phosphatase NrnA, whose protein sequence is MTEAVAATAEPKDASLEEVAQDLRASDRFLLTTHEGPDGDALGSLLAMHQILTQLGKDSVMFLAAKEFPLPVEYRFLPLEEVFHEPPADVVDRTLVFLDCGNIDRMPVGFLHRGEARILNIDHHHDNTRFGTLNLVDTEVSCTAEILFELAKLLGAELTPGIAGALYVALITDTGRFMYENTSADTHRMAAELIEAGVDVHDTYRRLYERVPIEKLRLVGRAIERIERFPDCNLAATYISTDDYAETGASEVLTEGIIDHVRALEGIEVAAMIRDKTDGGHAARKVSLRSTVGRVDVSAIARKHGGGGHLRAAGFSTDLEYPELVKFLCDEVRAQL, encoded by the coding sequence GTGACCGAGGCAGTCGCCGCGACGGCGGAGCCCAAGGACGCATCGCTCGAGGAGGTGGCCCAGGACCTGCGAGCTTCGGATCGCTTCCTACTGACGACCCACGAGGGACCGGACGGCGACGCGCTCGGGTCGCTGCTCGCCATGCACCAGATCCTCACCCAGCTCGGCAAGGACTCGGTGATGTTCCTGGCGGCGAAGGAGTTTCCTCTCCCGGTCGAATACCGGTTCCTGCCGCTGGAGGAGGTCTTTCACGAGCCGCCGGCGGACGTCGTGGACCGGACGCTGGTCTTCCTCGACTGCGGAAACATCGACCGCATGCCCGTGGGGTTCCTGCATCGCGGCGAGGCCAGGATCCTGAACATCGATCACCACCACGACAACACCCGCTTCGGGACGCTCAACCTGGTCGATACGGAGGTCTCCTGCACGGCGGAGATCCTGTTCGAGTTGGCGAAGCTGCTGGGCGCCGAGCTCACCCCGGGGATCGCGGGGGCCCTCTACGTGGCGCTGATCACGGACACGGGCCGCTTCATGTACGAGAACACGAGCGCGGACACCCACCGGATGGCGGCAGAGCTGATCGAGGCCGGGGTGGACGTCCACGACACCTACCGGCGCCTGTACGAGCGAGTCCCGATCGAGAAGCTGCGCCTGGTGGGCCGCGCGATCGAGCGGATCGAGCGCTTTCCGGACTGCAACCTGGCCGCTACCTACATCTCGACTGACGATTACGCGGAGACGGGTGCGAGCGAGGTACTCACCGAGGGGATCATCGACCACGTGCGCGCGCTCGAGGGGATCGAGGTTGCGGCGATGATCCGGGACAAGACTGACGGTGGACACGCGGCGCGCAAGGTGAGCTTGCGCTCGACGGTGGGCAGGGTTGACGTGTCGGCGATTGCCCGTAAGCACGGAGGCGGAGGCCACCTACGGGCGGCCGGCTTCTCGACCGATCTCGAATACCCCGAGCTGGTCAAGTTCCTCTGTGACGAGGTCAGGGCACAGCTCTAG
- the rbfA gene encoding 30S ribosome-binding factor RbfA codes for MPTERMRRVNEVMREVIGSAIATELEDPRIGFVTVTSVETSPDLRSARVHVSVLGDEAEREATLAGLSSSHGVLQATIAREMRLKRTPTLSFHYDEAPERGARLWRLLDK; via the coding sequence ATGCCCACCGAGCGCATGAGGAGGGTGAATGAGGTCATGCGCGAGGTCATCGGGTCCGCCATCGCCACCGAGCTCGAGGACCCACGGATCGGATTCGTCACGGTGACCTCGGTCGAGACGAGCCCGGACCTGCGCTCGGCGCGCGTGCACGTCAGCGTGCTCGGCGACGAGGCCGAGCGCGAGGCGACGCTTGCAGGGCTTTCGTCATCCCACGGCGTGCTGCAGGCTACGATCGCGCGCGAGATGCGTCTCAAGCGCACCCCAACCCTCAGCTTCCACTACGACGAGGCCCCAGAGCGCGGCGCCCGGTTATGGAGGCTGCTCGACAAGTGA
- a CDS encoding DUF503 domain-containing protein — MTPYVCMIEVQLHLNDSHDLKGKRKVLHSLKAQLRQRFGAAVAEVDGHDTWQRATLVCALVGGGEVGQRADELERFVEARCPDGCAFERDLLSLADIRG, encoded by the coding sequence ATGACGCCGTATGTCTGCATGATCGAGGTTCAGTTGCACCTCAACGATTCGCACGATCTGAAGGGCAAGCGAAAGGTCCTGCACTCGCTGAAGGCCCAGCTCCGACAGCGCTTCGGGGCTGCCGTGGCCGAGGTCGACGGACACGACACGTGGCAGCGAGCAACGCTCGTCTGCGCCCTCGTGGGCGGCGGGGAGGTGGGACAGCGCGCCGACGAACTGGAGCGCTTCGTGGAGGCCCGTTGTCCGGACGGGTGCGCATTCGAGCGCGACCTCCTGAGCCTGGCCGACATCCGTGGCTGA
- the infB gene encoding translation initiation factor IF-2 has product MKKRIHEIAKQQGLSSKDVLAALSAAGIDGKVAASSVEEEDALKALAAAGGNADTQPRPQSTDGSKAKPKGGESAPKKAGGKPASGESRSGAPVRRQASDSAPAAGSAGRKRRRVVIDSQAARREHMPQAPPHRPPRRRGGRRRRPLLEEPPVRPLSEAPEPEATKIASGATVREVAESLSLPSAEVIKKLMELGEMATLTQTLSDEAVTALAAALNQKVEIVSAAEAEPEEPAHQDAEADLAERPPVVTIMGHVDHGKTSLLDAIRESEVVAGEAGGITQHIGAYQVHQNSKLVTFLDTPGHEAFTAMRARGAKVTDLAVIVVAADDGVMPQTVEAIDHARAAGVPILIAVNKIDKPDAQPDRVRNELSSQGITPEDWGGDTIFCDVSAKTREGLDNLLEMIVLAAELEELKANPKAPASGVVIESHLDSGRGPIATVLIQRGTLHVGDAIVAGGNWGKVRAMIDFTGARVKEAHPGDPVEVLGLDGVCEAGERVEAVENERRARQLAQQRSQRLKAESLARQQARKISLQEVFSKGTEEELKELNIVLKADVSGSLEALQDEIAKVPQEQIVVDVIHAAPGGITESDVMLAAASDAIIIGFNVRPLAEARRAAEREGVEIRTYSVIYKVTEDLRAAMEGLLEPEEVEEAIGQAEVKELFRASRVGTIAGCVVTDGKITRIAQVRLVREGTVVWTGRIGSLRRFKDNVQEVEEGLECGVVLEGYQDVKVGDVLELFETKQVEQTLE; this is encoded by the coding sequence TTGAAGAAGCGCATCCACGAGATCGCCAAGCAGCAGGGCCTGAGCAGCAAGGATGTGCTCGCGGCGCTGAGCGCTGCCGGAATCGACGGGAAGGTTGCGGCTTCGAGCGTTGAAGAGGAGGACGCGCTGAAGGCATTGGCCGCTGCCGGCGGCAATGCCGACACCCAGCCACGCCCTCAGTCGACGGATGGCTCGAAGGCGAAGCCGAAGGGGGGTGAGTCTGCTCCAAAGAAGGCTGGTGGAAAACCCGCCTCCGGTGAGTCCCGCTCCGGGGCTCCGGTTCGCCGGCAAGCGAGCGACAGCGCTCCTGCGGCCGGCTCGGCCGGGCGCAAGCGCCGCCGGGTCGTAATCGACTCCCAGGCGGCTCGCCGCGAGCACATGCCGCAGGCGCCCCCGCACCGGCCTCCCCGCCGCCGCGGGGGTCGCCGCCGCCGGCCGCTCCTCGAAGAGCCGCCGGTCAGGCCTTTGAGCGAGGCTCCCGAGCCGGAGGCAACCAAGATCGCTTCGGGCGCGACCGTGCGCGAGGTGGCTGAGAGCCTCAGCCTCCCCAGCGCCGAGGTGATCAAGAAGCTGATGGAGTTGGGCGAGATGGCCACGCTCACGCAGACCCTTTCGGATGAGGCTGTGACCGCCCTGGCAGCGGCGCTCAACCAAAAGGTCGAGATCGTCAGCGCCGCGGAAGCGGAGCCGGAGGAGCCCGCGCACCAGGACGCGGAGGCGGACCTCGCGGAACGTCCGCCCGTGGTGACGATCATGGGCCACGTCGACCACGGCAAGACCTCGCTCCTGGACGCGATCCGCGAGTCCGAGGTGGTCGCGGGCGAGGCCGGGGGGATCACCCAGCACATCGGCGCGTACCAGGTGCACCAGAACAGCAAGCTGGTCACCTTCCTCGACACTCCCGGACATGAGGCGTTCACGGCAATGCGGGCCCGTGGCGCCAAGGTCACCGATCTCGCGGTGATCGTGGTCGCCGCGGACGATGGGGTCATGCCGCAGACGGTCGAGGCGATCGACCATGCGCGGGCGGCCGGAGTGCCGATCCTGATCGCCGTGAACAAGATCGACAAGCCCGACGCCCAGCCCGACCGCGTCCGCAACGAGCTCTCCTCGCAGGGGATCACGCCCGAGGACTGGGGCGGCGACACGATCTTCTGCGACGTGTCCGCCAAGACCAGGGAGGGCCTCGACAACCTGCTCGAGATGATCGTCCTCGCCGCGGAGCTCGAGGAGCTGAAGGCCAACCCGAAGGCCCCCGCGTCGGGCGTTGTGATCGAGTCGCATCTCGATTCCGGCCGCGGCCCGATAGCCACCGTCTTGATCCAGCGGGGCACGCTCCACGTGGGCGATGCGATCGTCGCGGGGGGAAACTGGGGCAAGGTGAGGGCGATGATCGACTTCACCGGGGCGCGCGTGAAGGAGGCGCATCCGGGCGATCCGGTGGAGGTGCTGGGGCTGGACGGCGTCTGCGAGGCAGGCGAGCGGGTCGAGGCGGTGGAGAATGAGCGACGAGCGCGACAGCTCGCGCAGCAGCGCAGCCAGCGCCTCAAGGCCGAATCGCTCGCACGTCAGCAGGCCCGCAAGATCAGCCTCCAAGAGGTCTTCTCCAAGGGCACGGAGGAGGAGCTCAAGGAACTCAACATCGTGCTCAAGGCGGACGTCTCGGGCTCGCTCGAGGCGCTTCAGGACGAGATCGCCAAGGTCCCACAGGAGCAGATCGTGGTGGACGTGATCCACGCCGCGCCGGGCGGGATCACCGAGTCCGACGTGATGCTCGCGGCGGCCTCCGACGCGATCATCATCGGCTTCAACGTCAGGCCGCTGGCCGAGGCCCGCAGGGCAGCCGAGCGTGAGGGTGTCGAGATCCGCACCTACTCGGTCATCTACAAGGTGACCGAGGATCTCCGCGCGGCGATGGAGGGGCTGTTGGAGCCGGAGGAGGTCGAGGAGGCGATCGGCCAGGCCGAGGTAAAGGAGCTCTTCCGCGCCTCCCGTGTGGGCACGATCGCCGGCTGCGTGGTCACCGACGGCAAGATCACCCGCATCGCTCAGGTGCGGCTGGTTCGCGAAGGCACCGTCGTCTGGACGGGCAGGATCGGCTCGCTGCGCCGCTTCAAGGACAACGTGCAGGAGGTCGAGGAGGGCCTCGAATGCGGCGTCGTGCTCGAGGGCTACCAGGACGTCAAGGTTGGCGACGTGCTGGAGCTGTTCGAGACCAAGCAGGTCGAGCAGACTTTGGAATAG
- the nusA gene encoding transcription termination factor NusA, translating to MSREIVEAIKGLEQEKGIDAETLMAALEDALLSAYKKTPGAAKYARVDLDRDTGDFRVFELILPPELEETLMAQAIEEQEQTIDPETGELREPEEPELDPELLAPYEDQITTRDVTPKDFGRIAAQTAKQVILQRIREAERHMMFEEYQDRVGELITGIIQQSDNRYTLVQLRERVEALLPRSEQVWNERYDHGMRVKAVITEVNAEGKGPGIVVSRRNPELIKQLFELEVPEIADSLVEIVGVAREPGYRSKIAVISHADGVDPVGACVGPRGSRVRMVVSELRGEKIDIIPYNEEPARFVAKALSPARVREVLVDDEKQEATVIVPDDQLSLAIGREGQNARLAAKLTGWKVDIKSETEFSQVEEELTYDEAEEADGRCAAVLSAGRRCPNAALAGSRYCGLPQHQALARFDTNQVTVLTPLSEQEIQTLADSEAPESDTRPLVERAMAEFAATEKQQAAADEPEGGEADKEQALAQDAAAEGPEEPAPAEDETPEETAPVGVKSSEESEAAGEDSEGVRSEES from the coding sequence ATGAGCCGCGAGATCGTCGAGGCCATCAAGGGCCTCGAGCAGGAGAAGGGGATCGATGCCGAGACCCTGATGGCCGCGCTGGAGGACGCGCTTCTGTCCGCCTACAAGAAGACGCCCGGCGCCGCCAAGTATGCGCGCGTCGACCTCGACCGCGACACCGGCGATTTCCGCGTCTTCGAGTTGATCCTGCCGCCCGAGCTGGAGGAGACCCTGATGGCGCAGGCGATCGAAGAGCAGGAGCAGACCATCGACCCGGAGACCGGTGAGCTACGCGAGCCCGAGGAGCCGGAGCTCGACCCCGAGCTGTTGGCGCCGTACGAGGACCAGATCACGACCCGCGACGTCACCCCGAAGGACTTCGGCAGGATCGCCGCCCAGACCGCAAAGCAGGTGATCCTGCAGCGGATCCGCGAGGCGGAGCGACACATGATGTTCGAGGAGTACCAGGACCGCGTGGGCGAGCTGATCACGGGGATCATCCAGCAGTCGGACAACCGCTACACGCTGGTCCAGCTGCGCGAGCGCGTGGAGGCGCTACTGCCGCGGTCCGAGCAGGTCTGGAACGAGCGCTACGACCACGGCATGCGGGTGAAGGCCGTGATCACGGAGGTGAACGCCGAGGGCAAGGGACCCGGGATCGTGGTTTCACGGCGCAATCCCGAGCTGATCAAGCAGCTGTTCGAGCTCGAGGTGCCCGAGATTGCCGACAGCCTCGTGGAGATAGTGGGCGTCGCGCGAGAGCCCGGTTACCGCTCCAAGATCGCGGTCATCTCGCACGCGGACGGCGTCGATCCCGTCGGGGCCTGCGTCGGACCCAGAGGGTCGCGGGTTCGGATGGTGGTCTCCGAGCTGCGCGGCGAGAAGATCGACATCATCCCCTACAACGAGGAGCCCGCCCGCTTCGTGGCCAAGGCCCTGTCCCCCGCGCGGGTGCGGGAGGTGCTGGTGGATGACGAGAAGCAGGAGGCCACGGTCATCGTGCCGGACGACCAGCTCTCGCTGGCGATCGGGCGCGAGGGCCAGAACGCGAGGCTGGCAGCGAAGCTCACCGGCTGGAAGGTGGACATCAAGTCCGAGACCGAGTTCAGTCAGGTGGAGGAGGAGCTGACCTACGACGAGGCGGAAGAGGCCGACGGGCGCTGTGCCGCTGTGCTCTCCGCCGGACGACGATGCCCCAACGCGGCGCTGGCGGGGTCGCGCTACTGCGGCCTTCCGCAGCATCAGGCCTTGGCCCGTTTCGACACCAATCAGGTGACGGTGCTCACCCCGCTCTCGGAGCAGGAGATTCAGACGCTGGCCGATTCGGAAGCCCCCGAGAGCGACACTCGCCCTCTGGTCGAGCGTGCCATGGCGGAGTTCGCCGCGACCGAGAAGCAGCAGGCCGCGGCTGACGAGCCCGAAGGGGGAGAGGCTGACAAAGAGCAGGCGCTGGCGCAAGACGCCGCTGCTGAAGGTCCCGAGGAGCCGGCCCCCGCCGAGGACGAGACGCCCGAGGAAACGGCGCCGGTCGGGGTCAAGTCATCGGAGGAATCCGAAGCCGCAGGCGAGGATTCCGAGGGAGTGCGTTCCGAGGAATCTTGA